One window of Cytophagia bacterium CHB2 genomic DNA carries:
- a CDS encoding DUF4178 domain-containing protein, with product MKVMAMALWDLFKNNNHTEDFDPIRDLTLAKLRPGYLVDYDAQTWRVKSYCRYDFGEGYTSEEWELDSGSETRYLEHAQEEGETQWSWSKRLPLGEIDGNLRQYIIQHDDPPDELTWDNQIYYLDESGPGYMYENGQGPAQEFIYWEFITEINESILTIEQWGEREFEAWLSVPVQEYEFTSILPGESGAVE from the coding sequence ATGAAGGTGATGGCGATGGCGCTTTGGGATCTATTCAAAAACAACAATCATACTGAAGATTTCGACCCGATCCGCGATTTGACGCTGGCCAAGCTGCGGCCCGGTTATCTCGTCGATTATGACGCCCAAACCTGGCGCGTGAAAAGCTACTGCCGCTATGATTTCGGCGAAGGCTACACCTCGGAAGAATGGGAGCTTGATTCCGGCAGCGAGACCCGTTACCTTGAACACGCGCAGGAAGAGGGCGAAACGCAATGGTCGTGGTCAAAACGATTGCCGCTGGGCGAGATCGATGGCAATTTGCGGCAATACATTATCCAGCACGATGATCCGCCGGATGAGCTGACCTGGGATAACCAGATCTATTATCTCGATGAATCCGGTCCGGGTTACATGTATGAAAACGGCCAGGGCCCGGCGCAAGAATTCATTTACTGGGAATTTATCACAGAGATCAATGAATCCATTTTGACCATCGAGCAATGGGGCGAAAGGGAATTCGAAGCCTGGTTAAGCGTGCCGGTGCAAGAATATGAATTCACCAGCATTCTGCCGGGCGAGAGCGGCGCGGTGGAATGA
- a CDS encoding NACHT domain-containing protein translates to MAAFVQNSDWLEIVGSLFPEAGYTVILVFVLYLARQGWKTREDWQIGPPWSPFTQYLKKFYQEYGHIQKHGYGQQVSFYILKAYPATAKRLDEHEAHDLESIMHLAALEKRSLLITGAASSGKSTFLQALALRASTPEAHRKLGFKKARLPIYLPLKHIDTSLPFYKALRRALRGSGYHLKKIYLQRALLSGRALLLFDGLDEIPEGEQREQMCRWLDSVVAIAGKSLPVIIACKAEALLQSVRFEFSYYTVALRNYALLQYRSLRAVSETRMPQVYVNPAEQESEYLMLSPPGLPLMLKGAKKPAPLYFYHLAKYPVTNKLYRVFVQATQHRAPSLWSLPDFSADDLPVVGVDWEDAEAYCKWLTAITQKVTSTNAQGNFVFRLPTEEEWEWAAGNGERSYPWGFESPRPEHANFADDLCRLRAVTAHAAGATPLGIMDMGGNVWEWTSTKESDKPEKRVVRGGAAFNDVSALLCTARDAHVKQLARFIGFRVARLPQD, encoded by the coding sequence ATGGCGGCTTTCGTGCAAAACAGCGATTGGCTAGAGATTGTTGGGAGCCTCTTCCCCGAAGCCGGCTATACCGTGATTTTGGTGTTCGTGCTCTATCTCGCGCGCCAAGGCTGGAAAACACGGGAAGACTGGCAGATCGGGCCGCCGTGGAGTCCGTTCACCCAATACCTCAAAAAATTCTACCAGGAATACGGGCACATCCAGAAACACGGTTACGGCCAGCAAGTTTCCTTCTATATTCTCAAAGCCTACCCCGCCACGGCAAAACGCCTGGACGAGCACGAAGCGCATGATCTGGAAAGCATCATGCACTTGGCAGCTCTGGAAAAACGTTCGCTTCTCATTACGGGCGCGGCCAGCTCCGGAAAATCCACCTTCCTGCAAGCATTGGCGCTGCGCGCCAGCACGCCGGAAGCGCACCGCAAATTGGGTTTCAAAAAAGCGCGTCTCCCGATTTATCTGCCGCTCAAGCACATCGACACCTCGTTGCCGTTTTATAAGGCGCTGCGCCGGGCGTTGCGCGGCTCGGGCTATCACCTGAAGAAAATCTATCTGCAACGCGCCTTGCTCAGCGGGCGCGCATTGTTGTTATTCGACGGCCTGGACGAGATTCCCGAGGGCGAGCAGCGCGAACAAATGTGCCGCTGGCTCGACAGCGTTGTCGCAATCGCGGGCAAATCCCTGCCGGTGATCATTGCCTGCAAAGCCGAGGCCCTGCTGCAAAGCGTTCGCTTCGAGTTTTCTTATTACACCGTGGCGCTGCGCAATTATGCGCTGCTGCAATACCGCTCGTTGCGCGCCGTTTCCGAAACGCGCATGCCGCAGGTTTATGTCAATCCGGCGGAGCAGGAATCCGAATATCTCATGCTCTCCCCGCCCGGCCTGCCGTTGATGTTGAAGGGCGCGAAAAAGCCCGCGCCGCTGTATTTTTATCATCTCGCCAAATATCCGGTGACCAACAAACTTTATCGCGTGTTTGTGCAGGCGACGCAACATCGCGCGCCGAGCCTGTGGAGTCTGCCGGATTTTTCCGCCGATGATTTGCCGGTGGTAGGTGTGGATTGGGAGGATGCCGAGGCGTATTGCAAGTGGCTTACTGCCATCACCCAAAAAGTCACTTCCACCAATGCTCAGGGCAATTTTGTGTTTCGTTTGCCCACCGAAGAAGAATGGGAATGGGCGGCAGGCAACGGCGAGCGCTCGTATCCCTGGGGCTTTGAATCGCCGCGGCCGGAACATGCGAATTTTGCGGACGATCTCTGCCGCCTGCGCGCCGTTACCGCGCATGCTGCCGGCGCAACGCCGTTGGGCATTATGGATATGGGCGGCAATGTATGGGAATGGACTTCCACCAAAGAAAGCGATAAACCCGAAAAACGCGTGGTACGCGGCGGCGCGGCTTTTAATGATGTTTCGGCGCTGCTCTGCACCGCGCGCGATGCGCATGTCAAGCAACTCGCGCGCTTCATTGGTTTTCGCGTCGCACGCCTGCCGCAAGATTGA
- a CDS encoding DUF3995 domain-containing protein, with protein MMTRIWGMALFMLGLLVVAEGSFQILQKNTGFTRWLYIGLGLVLVVRGIMVSWPSRKKSSDDEP; from the coding sequence ATGATGACACGCATTTGGGGCATGGCTCTGTTCATGCTCGGCTTGCTCGTGGTTGCCGAAGGTTCGTTTCAAATTCTGCAAAAAAACACCGGATTCACGCGCTGGCTTTACATTGGCCTCGGCCTGGTGCTGGTGGTGCGCGGCATTATGGTGAGTTGGCCTTCCAGAAAAAAATCATCGGATGACGAGCCGTAA